The Sparus aurata chromosome 14, fSpaAur1.1, whole genome shotgun sequence region TCTGAAAAGATCCTGAAAAAGTACTCGTTTCCAACCACCAGCTCTGTGATGGTGATGCAGTTGCGATGGTAGTGCTCAATGCACGTGTACCACTCCTATGAAGCAAATCGAAGCttgtaaatatcaaacataCATCATCGCAGTTTCAGTTTAGTATACTTCGTAGAATCGATCTCCTACCATTGTCTTCTTGTCTGCTTTTTGAATGGTGTAACCTGTTATCGGGGCATTGCCGTTGTCTTTTGGAGGAGTCCAGACCAGAGCAACATTTCCTCCCCAAACATCTTCGATTGTAACAGCCTGAGGAGGTCCAGGGAGGTCTAACAATCACAGAAAAGATCATGATCAGACTGTTTGGTCCTATTAGTATAATCTTAAGAAGTGTAAGTAACAATAGTTGAAGTACACGTGTTATTTAAGGGAGGTCCATTCACTCACCTACGATCTGTATGTCAATAATGGCCGTGTCCTTGTGGTTTTCAACCTGCACACTCATCTCATACTTCCCAGAGTGGCTGCGTTCGGCCTTACGTATGAAGATGATGCTGTCGCAGTCTGTGTTGCGGATGTTGACGTGTGTTGGCTCTATGGCCTGGCCGTCCTTCAGCCAGGTGACCTTCGGCCTGGGTTTGCCCTGCAGACATCACACGGGGTTTGTTATTCTGCTCAGGGATGCAGTGATGAAGGATTGATTGGGACACTGCTTTACCATAAATGGCACAACAAGGTTGACTGCTTCTCCAACTCTGCGAGTGTATGTCATCTTCAAGTGTCGGGGGACGCGGATCTTGGGAGGTTCTGAGGAGGAGATCGACCACAAGGTGTATGATTGAGGGTTTATTCTAGGTCTCTTTGTAGTCAGTATCAATGTTTGATACTATGTTTTTCCCCTAAACCTTCAGCTTTTAAGTTACAGCAGAAAAGTTCAGGTTCTAATTTAATAACAGTTAGAAAAATTAACTCAAAGGCAGTTTTCAGAGCTCACCGACAACCTCTTTGACCAGGATGGAGTGCTGAAGGGTGCGTGGAGCGCTGGCTCCGGCAGCGTTGAGGGCTTTGACTCGAACTAAGATTTTACACCCTGGACTCAGCCCAGTGATGGTGTACTTGGTCTTCTCTGTCAGCTCCTTGTTGGATATTACCCAGTCATCAGCTGAAGGGGACAAACAGTCCAATCGAAAAGCAATTTGTTTACAGCATTCACTGAATATTCCTCTTCTGTGTTTGTGGGCTATGGCAAACATGTAGAAACAACTTAAGGCCCCTACATACTGCGTATACACTGATTGTACAGGCtgactggatgtgtgtgtgaaatgggTCTCATGAAATATTGGTCACAACAtaatatttatttgaaaaatgttcCCAACCAATAAATGGCTTGCTGAATGGTGATTAAACAGAAGCTACTTAGAGCTAGGACCATGAGAGTTGTTGACTTAtttatgaaatgtttatgtttattagACTTCCTTCTTCACTCTATGACTCTCTCCCGGAAGTTATTGACAAGCAACTGGATGAAACCTTGAAAAAAATTGTCATCAATCATCAACTTTCATCACCGTCACACAGCCTGTAGGGGCCTTTTACAACATTTGAGGTTGTCTCACTTCCTTCTATGCAGTACTCCACCAAGTATCCGTCCAGACCGGCAGCTCCGATGGTTTCAGGAGGACGCCACTTTACGGTCACTGTGGTGTCGGTGACATCATCCACGACCAGCATGGTGGGCTCGCTGGTCACAGCTGAGTTGAGATAAAGGTTTTTGAGATCAGAAGAGTCGTAACCACCTCCACCATCCCTCCTTATGTGTTCCAACAATGGGTGTGAACGAAAGCGGAAAACATCCATTTTGGCAAGTGAGGAACAAGTGAGCCGGGCGCCTCGCTCTCTCCGGCTGGTATGCTATCAGTCtccatgtcagatctcattagaCCCCGCTCTTGCCGTCTATTCTTGTATTCCGAATCACATTTAACTCCTATTGAACCCTCTGACAGACCTGATCTCCTAAATCTCTAATCCGCAGACGATTTGGCAACCATCATAAAGACATATTTAATATCCTCTAAAGCTCCTGCGTGTCCAGTGGAGGTCACAGTCAGAATGCTTGGGATGGTGGGGTATCGGGAGGAACAGCTGCATCGCCGGGTTACCAAGGGCAGATCTCACATACACTATCAGAGGCCCACTCTTTGGAATTTCCTCCATTATTATGAAATGGTTGTTAGATAAACTGAAGCTAATACTTTCCTGGACGGATCATTGTCAGGAGCAGCTCAAAGGTCAGGCTGCCTTTTCTGACTACTCACCGAGGGGAGTAAAGGCTTTCGATGGTTCACTCGGCTTGGACACACCAATGGCATTTACGGCGAAGATGCGGACCTCGTATGGCACTCCTTCAATCATCTTCTTGGGTTCGAATTGCGTTTCTTTGATCAGGTCAAAGTTGAGCCTCATCCACCTGGAgctctgtttcttcttcctctcgACGAAGTAGCCTTGCAGAGGACGATCGGAAAGATTCTCATTTaataccaacacacacatataagcTGCGTCAATAACTAAGATGCGATGTGTACCTAATATTGGTGAACCTCCATCATATTTTGGTGGTTCCCATGTCATAGAGCACCAATCACCGCCCACTTCAGGGACCAAAGGAGCCTCTGGAGCATCAGGGATGTCTGCAGACGAGACAATATGGCCATGACcaacgataaaaaaaaaaataaattctcAACTGTCCACAACTGTTTTGTGACGACTTACCGACAACCTTGATCTTGACACTGGCCGTGTCTTCGCCAGCCTCATTCTGCAGGACTATCTTGTAGTTGCCGCTGTCCTCCCGCTCTGTGACTTCAATCGTCAGGCTGGTCTGGTCGCCGTGTGTTTCAGCTCGGACACGATGGCCCGACTCAAGGATCACCTATGCCAAACGAACACTTATTCGGTCAGTGCCAGTCTTCCTGAACCTTTAGCCTTTATTGGAGATTAAGACTAAAAAGATTAAAGCTCACCCTCTCTCCCTTCATCCACACCACTCTGGGAGCTGGCTCTCCACTGATGGGGATCTCCAAGCGAAGTTTGTTTCCTGCCACAATCGTCACCGTGTTGTCGGGGAAGTTCAAGCTCTCCAAGTGCACCCTCGGTGGGTCTGCAGATATGATATCATCAAAATTATAAAGTTAGGCTGTCAATGTGTAAAATACtttgatctaatgaagcatgtGTTGCGTACCAATGATGTGAATTTTGGCACAGAGGCTCTGTGAATATCCCTCTGGTACAAAAGTGTAATCTCCTGCGTCGTGAAGGGAGCTGGTCGCAATTTCAAGACGATGGATCCTAAAAAAGACATAATGAGGTTAATAAGATTAAGTGCAAATTTGTTTTTGATTGAACAGACTCTTTAGAACAGGGATTACATACTTATTTCTGTGAATGATGTTGATGCGGTCACTGGGTTGGATTAGCTGTCCATTCCTGTACCAGCGACCCGGGACGTTGCCGGGGTAAATCTCGCATTGGAGCTTGATGGGTTCACCCAGCTTCACCGTCATATCCTGCAGGTCTTGGTAAATCTTCAGTGGCTTCACTAATAACAGTATTAGAAGGGTACAGAACAGAAAAGAGATGATTAATTAATATGAATCCCTttgaaaaacatacaaacaaacatacatcaTAAAAAGGCCAGAGACGCTACATACAGTCAACCTGTACGTGAGCCTCAGATGTGCCTCCAGAAGCCATGACGGAGTACGTTCCAGTGTCCTCCTTGGAGGCGTCATCAATCACCAAGAAGTGTTTTGTTCCTTCAGACTTAACTCGGTATCTGGAGCGCACTCCCGTTGGAACCTCAACGCCGTTCTTCATCCTGAAGCAGGAAGTAGTGTTTGAACCAACAGTTTGCAAAAGCTTAACATGAATGTATCATGGTTACATTAAAGGTGCCGTCAAGATAAATTGGAAAGCTTTATTACAGGGGCAAGGGTTAAATTAGATACAAGCACAGTGCATTGAAGTGCGCCTCGTACATAATCTAAACTCCAGTGGCCCAGAAGTTTGGTTTAAAACAtggatatttctgttttgtctcttaatttcctttccttctttcaCAACATTTTTAATAGTGGCTTCTTCTTTTGTTCGGCCTCACAGCAGTCTAGTTTGACTCGTAATGCAACCTCTGACACATAACTTTGTCCAGGCTTGAAGACGCTTGTAATCCCCTCAGCAagttattaaaatatgaatctTGAAATGCTTCTTGAGTCTCACCATTTGACCTGAGCACCTTCCTCTGACACCTCACACTCCAGCTCAATCCTCTCATTCACTGTGGTCTTCACAGGCTCAATACCTTTAACAATCTTGATTGGCAATTCTATAAGACAAGAGAGGGGAAGGAAACTGAACAAGGGCGGATAGCAAGGCATACTAACAAATCTGCTGTATGTCTGGTCACATACAGTGAACGAAGATGAACAGTTAATCGAGGTACCTTTGACAAACAGCTCTGTGGAGCATTTCTCATCTCCTGCAGCTACAGAATAGGCTGCGTCATCCATCATGGAGCAGTTGTTGATGACCATGATCCTTTGTGTGCCCTTATGCTCAAAGATATACCTAAACAGGAAGTCCATTAGTCACATCACTAATAACTGTGTGACAGACATATGTACAAGAATGGATAATAAGTAAAAGAAAGATAAAGTTTGAAATCTTTAAATCAAAATATGTTGACAAAGTAAATAACTGCAACATCATTGTTACACTCAACATGCAGGCGGGATCACACCAAAACTCTGACATGTAAAAAGGAAGAATCGACTAGATGGATGGACTTACTTCCTTTGACTAAAGTGCAGCAGCGGAGCCAGAATGGAGCCGGAGCACAGGGAGTTTACAGGAAGTGATAATGGCAGACAGGAAGAAACACCATGATATGACAGAcagataaagacagagagacatcaTGCTTGGAGGGGTATTCGTAGACGTCAACAGTTTCTAAAGAAAAAGTGAAGTCTTCGGACCAGGAAGCCCCAGAGAAAAACGGCACAGGCGACCAAAACCAGAAAACAGCAATAACCTCCCAGATGGCTTTAACTTTGCCTGGCTTTGAACAGGACATACTGTAGAGTTTACCTAGTTTAAATCCTCATAtctgtttttaacttttctACAGCTTAATAAAACCTCTTAAATTAATATCTACATTTATTTGGATTGGGACACAGCAAACGCTGGCTGGGTGACATCAAGCCAAAAATGGTCCCTGTCTAATGCAAGAATTTCATGGTTAACGTGGTTAGAAGGACAGATTGACTTCAGGGCTTTCAGCCAGAAAGTCAGGTcaagtagtataaagagccaCTGTCCCCACATTAAGGAGGACGTGATGGATTATTGGGTTGTTGGATGTTCGCACAACGGTCCCTCACGTCTCAGTGTTGCTGGGGAACATTTAATgaagacataaaaacattttattacgCTTCAGTGGTTAATATGATCATCTTTTAAGTTGATACGGCACATTTGTTAACAAACAGTGGCTTATTCATGGCTCACAGTAAACAGATATGTAGCAACGTTAGCATTCACTTAGAGTCACGTTTCGGTCTCCACAAACTCCAGAGGAAGATGTCTGGCTCTTTTGCTGCTAACTGCTCCACTATGCTCACTTTTTTTTGGTAAAACGAAGCTGATGAGAGTAGTGGGACTGAACAAAGTTAAACATTGAAGTTGTGagccattaaaaacaaaacaactagctaaaagatgctaaaaaGCACTGTATGGTAGTGGGGGAACTCCTGGGAGTTACACATTTGGTTCATTGTCAAAACTGAATGTTAGTTGGAGCAGCTATAAAGTTTtagcttttgaaaacaaaaaaaatcccaaagtGTGTCTTATGGATTTGAACTAAACTTAATCATGATGCCAACATAACAATAGCATTCCTGTTATTAAGGTTACTAATCATCTGTCTTTATCAACCTATAGTGCAGGATTTAGCAACCATTGTATTTGTTCCAAAGCCAGGCTTGGTTAAAGACCTGTGAAGGAGGTACCACCTTTTTCCTGTACAGAGGAGGACATACACAGTTAATAGCAATGAACAGTTGACATCATACACCGCATTTACACCCAATGTAGCTCTAGGGGCCTTGATATAAAGCCCTGTGAATTCATAATGTTcctaatatgtgtgtgtgagattgatTAGAGCCACATTAGAGTCGAGAGATCGTCATTTGTTCACTAGCAATGGTTCACAGTAGAGTGGACTGATCTGGCTGTGGTGTGACTCTGTAGTGTTACACTAGAAATAATGTCTTACTAAACCTCTTTTTGgtttaaatatatttctatGGGGGTATTTGTAAAACTGTAGCCCATGTGATTTGAGGACAATGAATCTTTGAGGTGTAAACCATGTGAACCATTGTGCTTTTGAGTGGCGACAGAATGAAAACACATATTACGAGAGAACTGGTACAGAAGAGTGATGGCACAAATCAAACGCCTTTGTTGAGAAACACGTTTCATTTGTGCAGAGTTGAAGGGGAGAGGACACAGAGGACAGACTGAAAGCAATATG contains the following coding sequences:
- the mybpc1 gene encoding myosin-binding protein C, slow-type isoform X11, whose translation is MPEPTKKDETPNGQPEESVAPDSNGALPLPEISLEVSPPPEAVAEGKEPVETDGKKPEPTEPEPSQAVVAQEPSPVENGSNQPQTGGVGVKEQAESDNSTVKEEVPCSPPPTDDDDAAATTPSPTPQAEDANSLKKLSIELPNDSVPVPAMGRKDSVWSLGEGQAPEDLEKPIDTPPLSTLLIEKPSSATVPVGGDIVFVAKVEAKDLLRKPTIKWFKGKWMDLASKTGKHLQLKETFDRFTKIHTFEMHIIKAKDNYAGNYRCEVSYKDKFDSCSFDLEVKEAEQAQSIDIRSAFKRSSEGQDDAGELDFSGLLKHRNQREVKQQDDAPEVDVWEILKNARPDQYEKIAFMYGITDLRGLLKRMKKMPKEEKKSEAFAKKLEPAYQVDKGGKIRLVVDLADPTVELKWYKNGQEIRPTPNQRKYIFEHKGTQRIMVINNCSMMDDAAYSVAAGDEKCSTELFVKELPIKIVKGIEPVKTTVNERIELECEVSEEGAQVKWMKNGVEVPTGVRSRYRVKSEGTKHFLVIDDASKEDTGTYSVMASGGTSEAHVQVDLKPLKIYQDLQDMTVKLGEPIKLQCEIYPGNVPGRWYRNGQLIQPSDRINIIHRNKIHRLEIATSSLHDAGDYTFVPEGYSQSLCAKIHIIDPPRVHLESLNFPDNTVTIVAGNKLRLEIPISGEPAPRVVWMKGERVILESGHRVRAETHGDQTSLTIEVTEREDSGNYKIVLQNEAGEDTASVKIKVVDIPDAPEAPLVPEVGGDWCSMTWEPPKYDGGSPILGYFVERKKKQSSRWMRLNFDLIKETQFEPKKMIEGVPYEVRIFAVNAIGVSKPSEPSKAFTPLAVTSEPTMLVVDDVTDTTVTVKWRPPETIGAAGLDGYLVEYCIEGTDDWVISNKELTEKTKYTITGLSPGCKILVRVKALNAAGASAPRTLQHSILVKEVVEPPKIRVPRHLKMTYTRRVGEAVNLVVPFMGKPRPKVTWLKDGQAIEPTHVNIRNTDCDSIIFIRKAERSHSGKYEMSVQVENHKDTAIIDIQIVDLPGPPQAVTIEDVWGGNVALVWTPPKDNGNAPITGYTIQKADKKTMEWYTCIEHYHRNCITITELVVGNEYFFRIFSENMCGLSESATQTKKSALIVKEGNSPHDTAQHQYHAQPHSFTLTPTGMQLKTHNFEDHDFKEAPKFTQPLINTFAIAGYNATLNCSVRANPRAKVIWMKNKMTIIDDPRYRMFSNQGVCTLEIRKPSPYDGGMYTCKAINDLGEAQVDCKLEVKVQTQEL
- the mybpc1 gene encoding myosin-binding protein C, slow-type isoform X5, whose protein sequence is MPEPTKKDETPNGQPEESVAPDSNGALPLPEISLEVSPPPEAVAEGKEPVETDGKKPEPTEPEPSQAVVAQEPSPVENGSNQPQTGGVGVKEQAESDNSTVKEEVPCSPPPTDDDDAAATTPSPTPQAEDANSLKKLSIELPNDSVPVPAMGRKDSVWSLGEGQAPEDLEKPIDTPPLSTLLIEKPSSATVPVGGDIVFVAKVEAKDLLRKPTIKWFKGKWMDLASKTGKHLQLKETFDRFTKIHTFEMHIIKAKDNYAGNYRCEVSYKDKFDSCSFDLEVKEAEQAQSIDIRSAFKRSSEGQDDAGELDFSGLLKHREVKQQDDAPEVDVWEILKNARPDQYEKIAFMYGITDLRGLLKRMKKMPKEEKKSEAFAKKLEPAYQVDKGGKIRLVVDLADPTVELKWYKNGQEIRPTPKYIFEHKGTQRIMVINNCSMMDDAAYSVAAGDEKCSTELFVKELPIKIVKGIEPVKTTVNERIELECEVSEEGAQVKWMKNGVEVPTGVRSRYRVKSEGTKHFLVIDDASKEDTGTYSVMASGGTSEAHVQVDLKPLKIYQDLQDMTVKLGEPIKLQCEIYPGNVPGRWYRNGQLIQPSDRINIIHRNKIHRLEIATSSLHDAGDYTFVPEGYSQSLCAKIHIIDPPRVHLESLNFPDNTVTIVAGNKLRLEIPISGEPAPRVVWMKGERVILESGHRVRAETHGDQTSLTIEVTEREDSGNYKIVLQNEAGEDTASVKIKVVDIPDAPEAPLVPEVGGDWCSMTWEPPKYDGGSPILGYFVERKKKQSSRWMRLNFDLIKETQFEPKKMIEGVPYEVRIFAVNAIGVSKPSEPSKAFTPLAVTSEPTMLVVDDVTDTTVTVKWRPPETIGAAGLDGYLVEYCIEGTDDWVISNKELTEKTKYTITGLSPGCKILVRVKALNAAGASAPRTLQHSILVKEVVEPPKIRVPRHLKMTYTRRVGEAVNLVVPFMGKPRPKVTWLKDGQAIEPTHVNIRNTDCDSIIFIRKAERSHSGKYEMSVQVENHKDTAIIDIQIVDLPGPPQAVTIEDVWGGNVALVWTPPKDNGNAPITGYTIQKADKKTMEWYTCIEHYHRNCITITELVVGNEYFFRIFSENMCGLSESATQTKKSALIVKEGNSPHDTAQHQYHAQPHSFTLTPTGMQLKTHNFEDHDFKEAPKFTQPLINTFAIAGYNATLNCSVRANPRAKVIWMKNKMTIIDDPRYRMFSNQGVCTLEIRKPSPYDGGMYTCKAINDLGEAQVDCKLEVKGGFTFYELMQRGVPLHLIDKYMNESKTVEQEK
- the mybpc1 gene encoding myosin-binding protein C, slow-type isoform X3, which codes for MPEPTKKDETPNGQPEESVAPDSNGALPLPEISLEVSPPPEAVAEGKEPVETDGKKPEPTEPEPSQAVVAQEPSPVENGSNQPQTGGVGVKEQAESDNSTVKEEVPCSPPPTDDDDAAATTPSPTPQAEDANSLKKLSIELPNDSVPVPAMGRKDSVWSLGEGQAPEDLEKPIDTPPLSTLLIEKPSSATVPVGGDIVFVAKVEAKDLLRKPTIKWFKGKWMDLASKTGKHLQLKETFDRFTKIHTFEMHIIKAKDNYAGNYRCEVSYKDKFDSCSFDLEVKEAEQAQSIDIRSAFKRSSEGQDDAGELDFSGLLKHREVKQQDDAPEVDVWEILKNARPDQYEKIAFMYGITDLRGLLKRMKKMPKEEKKSEAFAKKLEPAYQVDKGGKIRLVVDLADPTVELKWYKNGQEIRPTPNQRKYIFEHKGTQRIMVINNCSMMDDAAYSVAAGDEKCSTELFVKELPIKIVKGIEPVKTTVNERIELECEVSEEGAQVKWMKNGVEVPTGVRSRYRVKSEGTKHFLVIDDASKEDTGTYSVMASGGTSEAHVQVDLKPLKIYQDLQDMTVKLGEPIKLQCEIYPGNVPGRWYRNGQLIQPSDRINIIHRNKIHRLEIATSSLHDAGDYTFVPEGYSQSLCAKIHIIDPPRVHLESLNFPDNTVTIVAGNKLRLEIPISGEPAPRVVWMKGERVILESGHRVRAETHGDQTSLTIEVTEREDSGNYKIVLQNEAGEDTASVKIKVVDIPDAPEAPLVPEVGGDWCSMTWEPPKYDGGSPILGYFVERKKKQSSRWMRLNFDLIKETQFEPKKMIEGVPYEVRIFAVNAIGVSKPSEPSKAFTPLAVTSEPTMLVVDDVTDTTVTVKWRPPETIGAAGLDGYLVEYCIEGTDDWVISNKELTEKTKYTITGLSPGCKILVRVKALNAAGASAPRTLQHSILVKEVVEPPKIRVPRHLKMTYTRRVGEAVNLVVPFMGKPRPKVTWLKDGQAIEPTHVNIRNTDCDSIIFIRKAERSHSGKYEMSVQVENHKDTAIIDIQIVDLPGPPQAVTIEDVWGGNVALVWTPPKDNGNAPITGYTIQKADKKTMEWYTCIEHYHRNCITITELVVGNEYFFRIFSENMCGLSESATQTKKSALIVKEGNSPHDTAQHQYHAQPHSFTLTPTGMQLKTHNFEDHDFKEAPKFTQPLINTFAIAGYNATLNCSVRANPRAKVIWMKNKMTIIDDPRYRMFSNQGVCTLEIRKPSPYDGGMYTCKAINDLGEAQVDCKLEVKGGFTFYELMQRGVPLHLIDKYMNESKTVEQEK
- the mybpc1 gene encoding myosin-binding protein C, slow-type isoform X17; its protein translation is MPEPTKKDETPNGQPEESVAPDSNGALPLPEISLEVSPPPEAVAEGKEPVETDGKKPEPTEPEPSQAVVAQEPSPVENGSNQPQTGGVGVKEQAESDNSTVKEEVPCSPPPTDDDDAAATTPSPTPQAEDANSLKKLSIELPNDSVPVPAMGRKDSVWSLGEGQAPEDLEKPIDTPPLSTLLIEKPSSATVPVGGDIVFVAKVEAKDLLRKPTIKWFKGKWMDLASKTGKHLQLKETFDRFTKIHTFEMHIIKAKDNYAGNYRCEVSYKDKFDSCSFDLEVKEAEQAQSIDIRSAFKRSSEGQDDAGELDFSGLLKHRNQREVKQQDDAPEVDVWEILKNARPDQYEKIAFMYGITDLRGLLKRMKKMPKEEKKSEAFAKKLEPAYQVDKGGKIRLVVDLADPTVELKWYKNGQEIRPTPKYIFEHKGTQRIMVINNCSMMDDAAYSVAAGDEKCSTELFVKELPIKIVKGIEPVKTTVNERIELECEVSEEGAQVKWMKNGVEVPTGVRSRYRVKSEGTKHFLVIDDASKEDTGTYSVMASGGTSEAHVQVDLKPLKIYQDLQDMTVKLGEPIKLQCEIYPGNVPGRWYRNGQLIQPSDRINIIHRNKIHRLEIATSSLHDAGDYTFVPEGYSQSLCAKIHIIDPPRVHLESLNFPDNTVTIVAGNKLRLEIPISGEPAPRVVWMKGERVILESGHRVRAETHGDQTSLTIEVTEREDSGNYKIVLQNEAGEDTASVKIKVVDIPDAPEAPLVPEVGGDWCSMTWEPPKYDGGSPILGYFVERKKKQSSRWMRLNFDLIKETQFEPKKMIEGVPYEVRIFAVNAIGVSKPSEPSKAFTPLAVTSEPTMLVVDDVTDTTVTVKWRPPETIGAAGLDGYLVEYCIEGTDDWVISNKELTEKTKYTITGLSPGCKILVRVKALNAAGASAPRTLQHSILVKEVVEPPKIRVPRHLKMTYTRRVGEAVNLVVPFMGKPRPKVTWLKDGQAIEPTHVNIRNTDCDSIIFIRKAERSHSGKYEMSVQVENHKDTAIIDIQIVDLPGPPQAVTIEDVWGGNVALVWTPPKDNGNAPITGYTIQKADKKTMEWYTCIEHYHRNCITITELVVGNEYFFRIFSENMCGLSESATQTKKSALIVKEGMQLKTHNFEDHDFKEAPKFTQPLINTFAIAGYNATLNCSVRANPRAKVIWMKNKMTIIDDPRYRMFSNQGVCTLEIRKPSPYDGGMYTCKAINDLGEAQVDCKLEVKGGFTFYELMQRGVPLHLIDKYMNESKTVEQEK
- the mybpc1 gene encoding myosin-binding protein C, slow-type isoform X8, which encodes MPEPTKKDETPNGQPEESVAPDSNGALPLPEISLEVSPPPEAVAEGKEPVETDGKKPEPTEPEPSQAVVAQEPSPVENGSNQPQTGGVGVKEQAESDNSTVKEEVPCSPPPTDDDDAAATTPSPTPQAEDANSLKKLSIELPNDSVPVPAMGRKDSVWSLGEGQAPEDLEKPIDTPPLSTLLIEKPSSATVPVGGDIVFVAKVEAKDLLRKPTIKWFKGKWMDLASKTGKHLQLKETFDRFTKIHTFEMHIIKAKDNYAGNYRCEVSYKDKFDSCSFDLEVKEAEQAQSIDIRSAFKRREVKQQDDAPEVDVWEILKNARPDQYEKIAFMYGITDLRGLLKRMKKMPKEEKKSEAFAKKLEPAYQVDKGGKIRLVVDLADPTVELKWYKNGQEIRPTPNQRKYIFEHKGTQRIMVINNCSMMDDAAYSVAAGDEKCSTELFVKELPIKIVKGIEPVKTTVNERIELECEVSEEGAQVKWMKNGVEVPTGVRSRYRVKSEGTKHFLVIDDASKEDTGTYSVMASGGTSEAHVQVDLKPLKIYQDLQDMTVKLGEPIKLQCEIYPGNVPGRWYRNGQLIQPSDRINIIHRNKIHRLEIATSSLHDAGDYTFVPEGYSQSLCAKIHIIDPPRVHLESLNFPDNTVTIVAGNKLRLEIPISGEPAPRVVWMKGERVILESGHRVRAETHGDQTSLTIEVTEREDSGNYKIVLQNEAGEDTASVKIKVVDIPDAPEAPLVPEVGGDWCSMTWEPPKYDGGSPILGYFVERKKKQSSRWMRLNFDLIKETQFEPKKMIEGVPYEVRIFAVNAIGVSKPSEPSKAFTPLAVTSEPTMLVVDDVTDTTVTVKWRPPETIGAAGLDGYLVEYCIEGTDDWVISNKELTEKTKYTITGLSPGCKILVRVKALNAAGASAPRTLQHSILVKEVVEPPKIRVPRHLKMTYTRRVGEAVNLVVPFMGKPRPKVTWLKDGQAIEPTHVNIRNTDCDSIIFIRKAERSHSGKYEMSVQVENHKDTAIIDIQIVDLPGPPQAVTIEDVWGGNVALVWTPPKDNGNAPITGYTIQKADKKTMEWYTCIEHYHRNCITITELVVGNEYFFRIFSENMCGLSESATQTKKSALIVKEGNSPHDTAQHQYHAQPHSFTLTPTGMQLKTHNFEDHDFKEAPKFTQPLINTFAIAGYNATLNCSVRANPRAKVIWMKNKMTIIDDPRYRMFSNQGVCTLEIRKPSPYDGGMYTCKAINDLGEAQVDCKLEVKGGFTFYELMQRGVPLHLIDKYMNESKTVEQEK
- the mybpc1 gene encoding myosin-binding protein C, slow-type isoform X16, whose product is MPEPTKKDETPNGQPEVWSLGEGQAPEDLEKPIDTPPLSTLLIEKPSSATVPVGGDIVFVAKVEAKDLLRKPTIKWFKGKWMDLASKTGKHLQLKETFDRFTKIHTFEMHIIKAKDNYAGNYRCEVSYKDKFDSCSFDLEVKEAEQAQSIDIRSAFKRSSEGQDDAGELDFSGLLKHRNQREVKQQDDAPEVDVWEILKNARPDQYEKIAFMYGITDLRGLLKRMKKMPKEEKKSEAFAKKLEPAYQVDKGGKIRLVVDLADPTVELKWYKNGQEIRPTPNQRKYIFEHKGTQRIMVINNCSMMDDAAYSVAAGDEKCSTELFVKELPIKIVKGIEPVKTTVNERIELECEVSEEGAQVKWMKNGVEVPTGVRSRYRVKSEGTKHFLVIDDASKEDTGTYSVMASGGTSEAHVQVDLKPLKIYQDLQDMTVKLGEPIKLQCEIYPGNVPGRWYRNGQLIQPSDRINIIHRNKIHRLEIATSSLHDAGDYTFVPEGYSQSLCAKIHIIDPPRVHLESLNFPDNTVTIVAGNKLRLEIPISGEPAPRVVWMKGERVILESGHRVRAETHGDQTSLTIEVTEREDSGNYKIVLQNEAGEDTASVKIKVVDIPDAPEAPLVPEVGGDWCSMTWEPPKYDGGSPILGYFVERKKKQSSRWMRLNFDLIKETQFEPKKMIEGVPYEVRIFAVNAIGVSKPSEPSKAFTPLAVTSEPTMLVVDDVTDTTVTVKWRPPETIGAAGLDGYLVEYCIEGTDDWVISNKELTEKTKYTITGLSPGCKILVRVKALNAAGASAPRTLQHSILVKEVVEPPKIRVPRHLKMTYTRRVGEAVNLVVPFMGKPRPKVTWLKDGQAIEPTHVNIRNTDCDSIIFIRKAERSHSGKYEMSVQVENHKDTAIIDIQIVDLPGPPQAVTIEDVWGGNVALVWTPPKDNGNAPITGYTIQKADKKTMEWYTCIEHYHRNCITITELVVGNEYFFRIFSENMCGLSESATQTKKSALIVKEGNSPHDTAQHQYHAQPHSFTLTPTGMQLKTHNFEDHDFKEAPKFTQPLINTFAIAGYNATLNCSVRANPRAKVIWMKNKMTIIDDPRYRMFSNQGVCTLEIRKPSPYDGGMYTCKAINDLGEAQVDCKLEVKGGFTFYELMQRGVPLHLIDKYMNESKTVEQEK